The following are from one region of the Thermodesulfobacteriota bacterium genome:
- a CDS encoding MoaD/ThiS family protein translates to MPVKVHIHATHRRFTNGQETVWVEGKTVGECLSHLLREYPGMEKALFAKKDKLHNNIEVYVNRASAHPNELAKTVQDGDDIHLIVMLAGG, encoded by the coding sequence ATGCCCGTTAAAGTTCATATCCATGCCACCCACAGAAGATTCACCAATGGCCAGGAGACGGTCTGGGTCGAGGGGAAGACCGTCGGAGAGTGTCTGAGCCATCTCCTTCGAGAGTATCCAGGGATGGAAAAAGCCCTCTTTGCCAAAAAGGACAAACTTCACAATAACATCGAGGTCTACGTCAACCGTGCCAGCGCCCACCCCAACGAACTCGCAAAAACGGTTCAAGACGGAGACGACATCCACC